From a region of the Rathayibacter sp. VKM Ac-2804 genome:
- a CDS encoding GNAT family N-acetyltransferase — MEHSIRPARREDAPFLADMLVEAANWNWTTARTRIDVLEEESTRRYVAGWPRPGDLGSVAETADGERIGACWFRLFSATTPGRGFVAPGVPELTLGVRPVWRAQGIGRGLLRAALGQARAAGYARISLNVSTDNFARRLYRSEGFSAVEDRGDAETMVATLR; from the coding sequence ATGGAGCACTCGATCCGCCCCGCCCGCCGCGAGGACGCCCCCTTCCTCGCCGACATGCTCGTCGAGGCGGCGAACTGGAACTGGACGACCGCCCGCACCCGCATCGACGTCCTCGAGGAGGAGTCGACCCGCCGGTACGTCGCGGGCTGGCCCCGGCCGGGCGATCTCGGCTCCGTCGCCGAGACCGCCGACGGCGAGCGGATCGGCGCCTGCTGGTTCCGCCTCTTCAGCGCCACCACGCCGGGCCGCGGCTTCGTCGCCCCCGGCGTGCCCGAGCTGACCCTCGGGGTGCGCCCGGTCTGGCGTGCGCAGGGCATCGGCCGCGGCCTGCTGCGCGCCGCCCTGGGGCAGGCGCGGGCCGCGGGCTACGCCCGGATCTCGCTGAACGTCTCGACGGACAACTTCGCCCGCCGGCTCTACCGGAGCGAGGGCTTCAGCGCGGTCGAGGACCGCGGCGACGCGGAGACGATGGTCGCGACCCTGCGCTGA
- a CDS encoding ribonuclease J: protein MPSPVITPAALEAGTLRIIPLGGLGEIGRNMTVFEIDGKILVVDCGVLFPEENQPGVDLILPDFTPIKDRLDDIVGVVLTHGHEDHIGAVPYLLKLKRDIPLIGSTLTLALVEAKLKEHRIKPYTLAVKEGDVENLGPFELEFVAVNHSIPDALAVAIITDAGSVLHTGDFKMDQLPLDGRITDLRAFARLGEEGIDLFMVDSTNADVPGFTPNERDIGPVIESVIAKATRRVIVASFSSHVHRVQQVLDAAHANGRRVALLGRSMVRNMGIAATLGYLRVPEGVLIDVKKAGDIPEDRIVYMSTGSQGEPMAVLSRMANLDHQIQPGEGDTVILASSLIPGNENAVYRVINGLTKLGATVVHKGNAKVHVSGHAAAGELIYCYNILKPLNVLPVHGEYRHLVANAKLAQATGIAEENTIIAEDGTVLDLLDGVVTVAGQLDLGFVYVDGSSVGEITDADLKDRRILSEEGFISIIVVVEAGTGRIVVGPEIHAKGFAEDDRVFDDVKPRIAKALEEAVQSGVSDQHALSQSIRRVVGRWVNTTYRRRPMIVPLVIEA from the coding sequence ATGCCCAGTCCCGTGATCACTCCTGCCGCGCTCGAGGCGGGCACGCTGCGGATCATCCCGCTCGGCGGCCTCGGCGAGATCGGCCGCAACATGACGGTCTTCGAGATCGACGGCAAGATCCTCGTGGTCGACTGCGGCGTGCTCTTCCCGGAGGAGAACCAGCCGGGCGTCGACCTGATCCTCCCCGACTTCACCCCGATCAAGGACCGCCTCGACGACATCGTCGGCGTCGTGCTGACCCACGGCCACGAGGACCACATCGGCGCCGTCCCCTACCTCCTCAAGCTCAAGCGGGACATCCCGCTGATCGGCTCGACCCTGACGCTCGCGCTGGTCGAGGCGAAGCTGAAGGAGCACCGGATCAAGCCGTACACGCTCGCGGTGAAGGAGGGCGACGTCGAGAACCTCGGCCCTTTCGAGCTCGAGTTCGTGGCGGTCAACCACTCCATCCCGGACGCGCTCGCGGTCGCGATCATCACCGACGCGGGCTCGGTGCTGCACACCGGCGACTTCAAGATGGACCAGCTCCCGCTCGACGGCCGCATCACCGACCTCCGCGCGTTCGCCCGCCTCGGCGAGGAGGGCATCGACCTGTTCATGGTCGACTCCACCAACGCCGACGTGCCCGGCTTCACGCCGAACGAGCGCGACATCGGCCCGGTCATCGAGAGCGTGATCGCGAAGGCGACCCGCCGGGTGATCGTGGCGAGCTTCTCCAGCCACGTGCACCGGGTGCAGCAGGTGCTCGACGCCGCGCACGCCAACGGGCGCCGCGTGGCGCTGCTCGGCCGCTCGATGGTGCGCAACATGGGCATCGCCGCCACCCTGGGGTACCTCAGGGTGCCGGAGGGCGTCCTGATCGACGTCAAGAAGGCCGGCGACATCCCCGAGGACCGGATCGTCTACATGTCGACCGGCTCGCAGGGCGAGCCGATGGCGGTGCTCAGCCGGATGGCGAACCTCGACCACCAGATCCAGCCCGGCGAGGGCGACACCGTCATCCTCGCGTCGAGCCTCATCCCCGGGAACGAGAACGCCGTCTACCGCGTGATCAACGGGCTGACGAAGCTGGGCGCGACGGTCGTGCACAAGGGCAACGCGAAGGTGCACGTCTCGGGTCACGCCGCCGCCGGTGAGCTGATCTACTGCTACAACATCCTCAAGCCGCTGAACGTGCTGCCGGTGCACGGCGAGTACCGCCACCTGGTCGCGAACGCGAAGCTCGCCCAGGCCACCGGCATCGCGGAGGAGAACACGATCATCGCCGAGGACGGCACGGTCCTCGACCTCCTCGACGGCGTGGTGACCGTGGCCGGTCAGCTCGACCTCGGCTTCGTCTACGTCGACGGCTCGTCCGTCGGCGAGATCACCGACGCCGACCTCAAGGACCGCCGGATCCTCAGCGAGGAGGGCTTCATCTCCATCATCGTGGTGGTGGAGGCCGGCACCGGCCGGATCGTGGTCGGTCCCGAGATCCACGCCAAGGGCTTCGCGGAGGACGACCGCGTCTTCGACGATGTGAAGCCGCGCATCGCGAAGGCCCTCGAGGAGGCGGTGCAGAGCGGAGTGAGCGATCAGCACGCGCTCTCGCAGAGCATCCGCCGCGTCGTCGGCCGCTGGGTGAACACGACCTACCGCCGCCGCCCGATGATCGTGCCCCTCGTCATCGAGGCCTGA
- the dapA gene encoding 4-hydroxy-tetrahydrodipicolinate synthase gives MSTPENPFGQVLVALVTPFTADGEVDWPGVEKHIDDCISKGADGIVVTGTTGETSTLTDPEKIRLVEVGKSVAAGRAKIITGGGSNETAHAMQLARQSEKAGADGNMIVTPYYNKPTQAGILTHFRMIADATDLPVILYDIPGRTGVPIRYETILRAAKHPNILAVKDAKGDLSEVSRVLNQTDLMYFCGDDANVLPELAIGATGLIGVTANIAASPYRTIVDAVNSGDLKAATLAHQQLEPLVRAVMTHVPGTVAAKYILHGLGRISSPRVRLPLVGPEESEAALIEDELGLVRDIPGVDFRNFRPDRNAAAGGALPKVAGTTR, from the coding sequence GTGTCAACTCCGGAGAATCCTTTCGGCCAGGTCCTGGTCGCCCTGGTCACCCCGTTCACCGCCGACGGCGAGGTCGACTGGCCCGGCGTCGAGAAGCACATCGACGACTGCATCTCGAAGGGCGCCGACGGCATCGTCGTCACCGGCACCACCGGCGAGACCAGCACCCTCACCGACCCGGAGAAGATCCGCCTCGTCGAGGTCGGCAAGTCCGTCGCCGCGGGCCGCGCGAAGATCATCACCGGCGGCGGCTCCAACGAGACCGCGCACGCGATGCAGCTCGCGCGGCAGAGCGAGAAGGCCGGCGCCGACGGCAACATGATCGTCACGCCCTACTACAACAAGCCCACCCAGGCCGGCATCCTCACGCACTTCCGGATGATCGCCGACGCGACCGACCTCCCGGTCATCCTCTACGACATCCCCGGCCGCACCGGCGTGCCCATCCGCTACGAGACGATCCTCCGCGCGGCCAAGCACCCCAACATCCTCGCCGTGAAGGACGCCAAGGGCGATCTCTCGGAGGTCAGCCGCGTCCTCAACCAGACCGACCTGATGTACTTCTGCGGCGACGACGCCAACGTCCTGCCCGAGCTGGCGATCGGCGCCACCGGCCTGATCGGCGTCACCGCCAACATCGCCGCCTCGCCCTACCGCACCATCGTGGACGCCGTGAACTCCGGCGACCTCAAGGCCGCCACGCTCGCGCACCAGCAGCTCGAGCCGCTCGTGCGCGCCGTGATGACCCACGTCCCCGGCACCGTCGCGGCGAAGTACATCCTGCACGGGCTCGGCCGCATCTCCTCGCCCCGCGTTCGCCTGCCGCTCGTCGGCCCCGAGGAGTCGGAGGCCGCCCTGATCGAGGACGAGCTCGGCCTCGTCCGCGACATCCCCGGCGTCGACTTCCGCAACTTCCGGCCCGACCGCAACGCCGCCGCGGGCGGCGCGCTGCCGAAGGTCGCCGGCACCACACGCTGA